The following DNA comes from Marichromatium purpuratum 984.
CCGGGGTGGCGATGAACTACTTCGCCCCGGCAGCGCTGATCCGCGGCAGTGCGATGATCCGCACCGCCGGGCGCTACGGCGAGCGTCTGGTCAATCACGAGGCGACCTTCCGCCTGATCGCCAGCCTGCGGGTGTGGTTCTACCGTCACCTCGAACCACTCGCCCCGGCGCGACTGCAGCAATACCACAGCGGCGACATCCTCAGCCGGATCCGCGCCGACATCGATGCGCTCGACAACCTCTATGTCCGGGTCCTGGTACCGGTGGTGGTGGCGCTGATCAGCGTCACTCTGTTCGTCGTCTTCCTCGCCCTCCACGACCCCGCCCTGGCACTGCTCGGACTCGTCTTCCTGCTGCTTGCCGGGATCGGGCTGCCGTGGTGGGCCGAGCTGCGCGGGCGTGCGCCCGGACAGCGGCTGGCCGAGCAGGAGGGCGCGCTGCGCGCCGCGGTGATCGACGGTGTGCAGGGCATGGCCGAACTCACCGTCTACGGCGCCACCGAGCGTCAGGCGCGACGCATCGAGGGCTTGAGCGAGCAGTTGATCGCCGATCAGGCGCGGATCAACAGCGACCAGGGCTTGACCCAGGCGGCGATCGGGCTGTGCGCCAACCTCAACCTCTGGCTGCTGTTGTGGCTGGCGATCCCGCTGGTGCGCGCCGGCGAGCTGCCGCCGCCCGAGCTGGCGATGCTCGCGCTCTTCACCCTCGCGAGCTTCGAGGCCGTCGCCCCCCTGCCCCACGCCTTCCAGCTGCTCGGACGCTCGCTCGCTGCGGCGCGACGGCTGTTCGCCATCGTCGACACCGCCCCGGCGATCCGCGAGCCGGACGGCCCGTCGCCGCGACTGGAACAGTTCGACATCGTCTTCGAGGGGGTTGGTTTCAGCTATCCCGACGCCGATCGCGCGGCGCTCGCCGAGATCGACCTGCGAGTCCCCGAGGGCACCCGCGCCGCGGTGGTCGGCGCCACCGGCTCGGGCAAGAGCACCCTGTTCAATCTGCTGCTGCGCTTCTGGTCGACCGACTGCGGCAGCATCCGTGTCGGCGGCCACGACATCCGCGACATCGACAGCGAGACCCTGCGCCGCCATATCGCCGTGGTCAGCCAGCACACCCACCTGTTCGACACCACCATCCGCGAGAACCTGCTGGTGGCCCGTCCCGAGGCCACCCAGACCGAACTCGAGCAGGCCTGTCGGGTCGCGCAGATCCATGACTTCATCGCCGAGTTGCCGGAGGGCTACGACACCTGGGTCGGAGAGACCGGGGTGCGGCTCTCGGGCGGACAGGGGCGGCGTATCGCGGTCGCTCGCGCGTTGCTCAAGGATGCGCCCATCCTGCTGCTCGACGAACCCACCGAGGGACTCGACGCCGCGACCGAGCGCAGCCTGATGGCCGCGCTCGACCGACTGATGCAGGGACGTACCGTGTTGCTGATCACCCACCGACCGGCCGGTCTCGACTGGGTCGACCAGATCCTGGTGCTCGACCAGGGGCGCGAGCGCGCCCGAGGCGACGCCTCGGTGATCCCCGAGGCCACCGCCGCGGCGCTGCTCGAGCGCGCGCCGGCGCGACACGACGACTGAGTAGCGCTCAGCCGGGGCGTCCGAAGCGCAGCCCGGCGGTCGCCAACAGCACCTCGCGCAGGAAGCACAGCAGCGCGACGATGAAGGCGAGCATCGCGGCGATGAACAGCAGCGAGACCAGCAAGGCGGCATCGAAGCGCAGGAAGGCGCTGAGGAAGAGGCTGACGATCACCCCGGAGATCAACAGCGCGGTCGAGGTACAGAGCCCGATCGACAGGCTGATCAGCCGCGCGCGACGCACCAGTACGCGCAGCTCGGCGCGGATGGCCGGCTCGTCGTCGCCACCGAGCCTGGCCTCGACCCGGCGGGCACGATCGACGATGCGCGAGAGCCGATTGGTCATCACCGCCAGCATGGCACCGATGCCCGAGAGCAGGAACACCGGCGCCACGGCCAGCTCAATGACATGGGCGACGGTGGTGATCGAGGAGGTTTCGAGCATCTTCTGGAAATCGGGTCGGGGGGCGGGAGCGCAACCGGCCGGGACGAACCTCTCCAGCCGGGCCGGGCGGGCGCGGCAAGACGTCCGCCCGGCCCCGGTTCACACTTTGCGCGCCTCCATCATGCGCTCGATGATCGGCTGCAGAATCACCTCCATCGCCATCCCCATCTTGCCGCCCGGCACCACCATGCTGTTGCGCCGCGACATGAAGGAGTCGTGGATCATCGACAGCAGATAGGGGAAATCGACCTCGAGCTTCTCCGGGTCCTTGAAACGGATGATCACGAAGCTCTCGTCGGGCGTGGGGATGTCGCGGGCGATGAAGGGGTTGGAGGTATCGACCGTCGGCACCCGCTGGAAGTTGATGTCGGTGAGGGTGAACTGCGGGGTGATGTAATTGATGTAGTCGGGCATCCGCCGCAGGATGGTGTCGACGATGGCCTCGGCCGAGTAACCGCGCTCGAGATTGTCGCGATGGATCTTCTGGATCCACTCCAGATTGACGATCGGCACCACCGCCACGCCGAGATCGACATGGTGAGCGACATTGACGTCCTCGGTCACCACCAACCCGTGCAAGCCCTCGTAGAACAGCAGGTCGGTCTTCTCCGGCACCGGCTCCCAGGGGGTGAACTCGCCCGGGCGCAGCTGGGTGCTGAGCCGGGTGTTGTGGAACTCGGCCTCTTCATCGCTGTGGATGTAATAACGCTTGTTGCCGGTGCCGCTCTCGCCATAGTCGCGGAACAGCTCCTCGAGCAGGTCGAAGCGATTGGCCTCGGGGCCGAAGTGGCTGAGGTTGCGCCCCTGCTCGGAGGCGCGCGCCATCTCCGCCTTCATCGTGGTGCGGTCGTAGCGGTGGAAGCTGTCGCCCTCGATCACCGCGGCACTGATGCCGTCGCGATAGAAGATGTGTTCGAAGGCACGCTTGACGGTGGTGGTCCCCGCCCCCGAGGAACCGGTCACGGCAATGATCGGGTGTTTCTTCGACATGCTGATCTCCTCGTTCTCTTTTAATGTCTCTTTCGCACTTCACCCGCTGCTCACGCCGCGATGAGTGTGAAATGATCCTCTAATATACCACTGTCAAGAGACGCCCCTTCAACAATCATCAACACGATGAAATAAAAAGGGAATCGGAGAGAAACATGAGGATTTCCGGGGTTGGACCACCGCCAGGCTCGAAATGACCAGGGTACCGCCTCAACACACGATCATTCGGCACAGACCGAATAGAATCCTGGGCGGGTCACGGCAACACGGATGGACGAACGCTCACTGTTGCCATGATTTTTCAATGGTGACACAACACGTCCGGCGCAAGACCGAAACACCAATCGTTGACATCGGAATCCGGCGGCGGTGCCGACTGCACCGCCGCGGCCAGGGAGGGGACGGCCCTACCTTCAGTGCGACTCGTCGGGAGAGCGGGGAGCAGACCCGGGGGTCTCGGGGGCATCCGGGTCGATCCGCTCGACGCTGAGCAAATGGACACGACGGCTGTCGGCACGCATCACGGTGAAGCGGAAATCGTCGATACGCGCCGATTCACCACGCTTGGGCAGGTGCCCCAGGGCGTTGACCACCAGCCCACCGATGGTGTCGAACTCGTCGTCGGGGAGTGCACAACCGAAGTACTCGTTGAAGTCTTCGATGGGGGTGCGCGCCTTGGCGCTGAACTCATTGTGGCTGCGGCGGAAGATGCCGAAGCCGTCGTCGAAGTCGTGCTCGTCGTCGATCTCGCCGACGATCTGCTCGAGTACGTCCTCGATGGTCACCAGACCAGCGGCGCTACCGTACTCGTCGACCACGATCGCCATGTGGTTGCGACTGGTACGGAACTCCTTGAGCAGGACGTTGAGTCGCTTGCTCTCAGGGACGAAGACCGCCGAACGCAACAGGTCGCGGATGTTGAAGGCCCGACGATGGCCGGAATCGAGGCAGAAGGAGAGCAGATCCTTGGCCAGCAGGATGCCGACCACCTCGCCCTTGTCTTCACCGATCACCGGGAAGCGTGAGTGGGCGGACTTGACCGCCACCTTGAGGATCTGTTCCAGGGGGTCGTCACGGCGCAGATAGACCATCTCCGCACGTGGAATCATGATGTCGCGGACCCGCAGGTCGGAGACCTGCAATACCCCTTCGATCATGTTCAGGGCGTCCGTGTCCAGCAGCTCGCGCTGGCGCGCATCCTTGAGCAACTCGACGAGTTGTTCCTTGTCTTGTGGTTCGCTCCCGAACAGCTGGCCAATCTTCTCGAACCAGCTGCGTGGATGCGAACCCTCGGTAGATCGATCGCTCGTCATGGGGGGTTATGGATCCTCCGTTGGGGGGTCGTCTTCATAGGGCGGCGGAAATCCTAACCTGCTCAGGATAGTCGTTTCCAGACCTTCCATCTCCGCCGCCTGCTCATCGGTAATATGATCGTAATCAAAGAGATGCAAGACGCCATGGACCACCATGTGGGCCCAGTGCGCAGCATCCTGCTTGCCCTGTTCCAGCGCCTCGCGGCGCACCACTTCGGGGCAGATCACCAGATCCCCGAGATAGTCGGCCACCGGATCGGTGGAATCGACCCCGGGCGGCAGCTCGAAGGGAAACGAGAGTACATTGGTCGGGCGGTCGACACCACGATATTGGGCATTGAGCGCTTGCGACTCGTCGGCATCGACCAGACGAATGGTGAGTTCGCAACGGGCACGGCGCTCGGCCACCGCCGCCGCCACCCAGTCCGCGAAATCGGCGTGCGCGGGCAACCCCGCCGCGGTCGTGGCGACCTGCAGGTCCAGATCCAGTTCGAGTGACATGGAGGGAGACTCCGTTCAGGCCCCCGAGCGCGAACCGGCGCTCTCGAAGGCGTCGTAGGCACCGACGATGCGCTGCACCAGGGCATGACGCACCACGTCGCGCGCGCTGAAGAAGCTGAAGCTGATGCCGTCGACATCCCTGAGGATCTCGACGGCCTGACGCAACCCGGAGAGCTGACCACGCGGCAGATCGACCTGGGTCACGTCACCGGTGATCACCGCGGTGGAACCGAAGCCGATGCGGGTGAGGAACATCTTCATCTGTTCGGGCGTGGTGTTCTGCGCCTCGTCGAGGATGATGAAGGACTCGTTGAGGGTACGCCCGCGCATGTAGGCCAGCGGCGCGACCTCGATGACGTTGCGCTCGATCAGCTTGTTGACCTTCTCGAAGCCGAGCATCTCGAACAGCGCGTCGTAGAGCGGGCGCAGATAGGGATCGATCTTCTGCGCCAGATCGCCGGGGAGGAACCCCAGACGCTCGCCGGCCTCGACCGCGGGGCGCACCAGCAGCACCCGGCGCACCCGGTCGGACTCCAGCGCCTCGACCGCGCAGGCCACCGCCAGATAGGTCTTGCCGGTGCCGGCCGGCCCCACCCCGAAGTTGATGTCGTGGTTGAGGATGGCGTGCAGATAGGCCTGCTGGCTGGGACCACGCCCTTTGATCAGCCCGCGTTTGGTACGAATCACCACCTCGGGCAGCCGTGCCCCGACCTGCTCGAGCAGGGCGTCGGCACCCGATTGCTGGAGCGCGAGATGGATCGACTCCGGGGTCAGCGTGGTCTCGGCGGCCTCGCGGTAGAGCGTCTGCAGCAACTGTTCGGCGAGGCGCACGGCATCGCGCTCGCCGATCAGGCGGAAGCTCGTGCCACGGTTACCGATCTCGATGCCGAGGCGCCGCTCGAGCTGACGCAGGTGCTGGTCGAACTGACCGCAGAGATTGGCCAGACGGAGATTGTCCTCGGGTTCGAGTTCCAGATCGAGGGTTTCGGGTTGAATAGACAAGCGATCCTAGACGTCCAGACGCCCACGCAGTGAATTGGGCAGGGCCTCGGTGATGATCAGGTCGACGAAGTCGCCGATCAGCGCCGGGTCCCCGGTGAAGTTGACCACCCGATTGTTCTCGGTGCGGCCGGCGAGTTGGAAGGGATCCTTGCGCGAGGGTCCCTCGACCAGCACCCGCTGCACCGTGCCGACCATCTGTCGGCTGATGCGCTGGGCATTGGTGTCGATGCGCTGCTGGAGGCGCTCCAGGCGATGCTTCTTGACCTCCAGCGGGACATCGTCCGGGTAATCGGCCGCAGGTGTCCCGGGACGCCGGCTGTAGATGAAGCTGTAGCTGTGGTCGAAGCCGATCTCGTCGACCAGCGCCAGGGTCTCCTCGAAGTCCGCCTCGGTCTCGCCGGGGAAGCCGACGATGAAGTCCGAGGAGATGCAGATGTCCGGGCGCACCGCACGCAGCCGCGCGATCTTGTCGCGATACTCGCCCGCGGTATGGCCGCGCTTCATCGCCTCGAGCACCCGATCGGAGCCCGACTGCACCGGCAGGTGGAGGAAATCGACCAGCTGCGGCACCTCGGCGAAGGCCTCGATCAGCGCATCGGAGAAGGCCAGCGGGTGGCTGGTGGTGAAGCGGATGCGCTCAATGCCCTCGATCGCCGCCACGTAGTGTACCAGCAGCGCCAGGTCGGCGCACTCACCGGCCGGCTCGTGCATCGGTCCCTGATAGGCGTTGACGTTCTGCCCCAGCAGGTTAACCTCGCGCACCCCGCGCTCGGCCAGTCCCGCGACCTCGGCGATCACGTCGTCGAACGGCCGACTGATCTCCTCGCCGCGGGTGTAGGGCACCACGCAATAGGTACAGTACTTCGAGCAGCCCTCCATCACCGAGACGAAGGCGCTCGGCCCGGAGACGCTCGGCGCCGGCAGGCGGTCGAACTTCTCGATCTCGGGGAAGGAGACATCGACCTGGGGCGGCTCACCCGCATCCAGCGCGCGCAGCATCTGCGGCAACCGGTGCAGGGTCTGGGGGCCGAACACCAGGTCGACGAAGGGCGCGCGCTGGCGCAGCGCCTCGCCCTCCTGGCTGGCCACGCAGCCACCGACGCCGATCACCAGCTCGGGACGGCGCGTCTTCCAGGGGCGCCAGCGTCCGAGCTGGGAGAACACCTTCTCCTGCGCCTTCTCGCGGATCGAGCAGGTGTTGAGCAGCAGCACATCGGCGTCCTCGGGACGCTCGACGAGCTCCATGTCGGCCGAGACACGCAGCAGATCCGCGATGCGCGCGGAGTCGTGCTCGTTCATCTGGCAGCCGTAGGTCTGTATGTAGAGCTTGCGATGCATGGCCGTCTGTGAGTTGCGCCGGGGCCGCGAGCGCGGCGACGACATGGACCGGAAACGGGACTCCGGACTTTGGGCCGAGAATGACAGGAAACGAATAACTGTGCTGGCTCGCGAGCAGACTGTCAAGACTGAAGGGCTGAGCGGCAACGGTCACGGGGACAGAAATGCCGCAAAAAGCAACCCAAAAACACTGACCTAAATCAACAAAAAACAAAAAGACAAACGCCCTATACACACCATCTTGTTGGCGCTATAGTTCGCGCCACAATATCTTGTGCCACCCACCAGAGAGACCGATTTTCATGGACACGACGCAGACCGACCTCCCAGCGATTCCCACCCGCGCGCTCAAGCGTGACGGCACGGAGGTGCGTTTCGATGTGTCCAAGATCGAGTCGGCGATCCTGCGCGCCGGCCAGGCCAGCGGCGAGTTCGACGCCGCCGAGGCGCGGCTGCTCACCGCTCAGGTGATCAAGGTGCTGGCACACCGCAGCGACGACGGTCGCAGCCCCGACATCGAGGGCATCCAGGACATCATCGAGCAGACCCTGATCAGCGCCAATCACTTCGAGACCGCGCGCGCCTATATCGTCTATCGCGAGCAGCACAAGAAGCTGCGCGACGACAGCCGTACCCTGGTCGACGTCGGCAGCTCGATCAACGAGTACCTCGACCGCTCCGACTGGCGCGTCTCGGCCAACGCCAACCAGGGCTACTCGCTCGGCGGGCTGATCCTCAACACCTCGGGCAAGATGATCGCCAACTACTGGCTCAACCACGTCTACCCGCCCGAGATCGGCCAGACCCACCGCGACGGCGACCTGCACATCCACGACCTCGACATGCTCTCGGGCTACTGCGCCGGCTGGTCGCTGCGCACCCTACTCACCGAGGGCCTCAACGGCGTGCCCGGCCGGGTCGAGGCGGCGCCGCCCAAGCACATGTCGAGCGCCATCGGCCAGATCGTCAACTTCCTCGGCACCCTGCAGAACGAGTGGGCCGGCGCCCAGGCGTTCTCCAGCTTCGACACCTACATGGCCCCCTATGTGCGGGTCGACGGGCTCGATTACCCGCAGGTGCGTCAGTACATCCAGGAACTGATCTACAACCTCAACGTGCCCTCGCGCTGGGGCACCCAGACGCCCTTCACCAACCTCACCTTCGACTGGGTGTGCCCCGAGGACCTGCGCGAACAGGTGCCGGTGATCGGCGGCGAGGAGCAGCCGTTCACCTACGGCGAGCTGCAGACCGAGATGGACATGATCAACCGTGCCTACATCGAGGTCATGACCGAGGGCGATGCCAAGGGCCGGATCTTCACCTTCCCGATCCCGACCTACAACATCACCCCGGACTTCCCGTGGGAGAGCGAGAACGCCGAGCGACTGTTCGAGATGACCGCGAAGTACGGCCTGCCCTACTTCCAGAACTTCATCAACTCCGAACTCTCGCCGAACATGGTGCGCTCGATGTGCTGTCGTCTGCAGCTCGATCTGCGCGAGCTGCTCAAGCGCGGCAACGGCCTGTTCGGCTCGGCCGAGCAGACCGGCTCGCTCGGCGTCGTCACCATCAACTGCGCGCGGCTCGGTCACACTCACCAGGGTGACGAGCAGGGCCTGCTCGCGCGACTCGACGAGTTGCTCGAGATCGCCCGCAACAGCCTCGAGATCAAGCGCAAGGTGATCCAGCGTCACATGGACGCCGGGCTCTTCCCCTACACCAAGCGCTATCTCGGCACCCTGCGCAACCACTTCTCCACCATCGGCGTCAACGGCATCAACGAGATGGTGCGCAATTTCACCAAGGACGCCGAGGACATCACCACGCCGCAGGGCCATGCCCTCGCCTGCCGTCTCATCGACCACGTGCGCGCCCGCATGGTCGAATTCCAGGAGAGCACCGGCAGCATGTACAACCTCGAGGCGACGCCGGCCGAGGGCACCACCTATCGCTTCGCCCGCGAGGACAAGAAGCGCTACCCGGCGATCATCCAGGCCGGCACCGAAGAGACGCCCTACTACACCAACAGCTCGCAGCTGCCGGTCGGCTACACCGACGACCCCTTCGAGGCACTGGCCAAGCAGGAAGCGTTGCAGAGCAAGTACACCGGCGGCACCGTGCTGCACCTCTACATGGCCGAACAGATCTCCTCGACCGACGCCTGCAAGCGTCTGGTGCGCCGCGCGCTGGAGAACTTCCGTCTGCCCTACATCACCATCACCCCGGTGTTCTCGATCTGCCCCAAGCACGGCTACATCTCCGGCGAGCACGAGTTCTGCCCGCTGTGCGACGAGGAGCTGATCGCCCACAAGCGCGCCAGCCAGGCCTGCGCCTGCTGATTCGCCCACGATCACCCGCCCAACAAGGCGGCGGCCGCGCCCCGGTCGGGGCGCGGCCCATCGACCCGAACAAGCCCGCAAGGGCCACTTGCAACCGCATCGACCAAGGAGCCACGCAATGACCGACACCAACATCGAACTCAAGCCCGAAGAGCGCACCCAGTGCGAGGTCTGGACCCGCGTGATGGGCTATCACCGCCCGGTCTCGGCGTTCAACGGCGGCAAGCGCGCCGAGCACGCCCAGCGTCGCTACTTCACCGAGAACCCTACCGCTCGCGCCGACGACGAGCGCGTCGCGGCCTGATCCGCGTGCACGACCCAGCCGAGGCCGACGCGCTGCGCGTCGGCGGCCTGACCCCGCTGACCACCATCGACTACCCGGGTGAGCTGGCGGCGGTGATCTACTGTCAGGGCTGCCCCTGGCGCTGTCGCTACTGTCACAACGGCCATCTGCTCGAACAGGACGCGAGCGATGGGGAGAGGATTGCCTGGGATCAGGTGATGGGCTTCCTGGAGGATCGCCGGGGGCTGCTCGACGCGGTGGTGTTCAGCGGCGGCGAGCCGACCGCCCAGGGCGCACTCGGCGCGGCGATGCGCGCCGCGCGCGCGCTCGGCTTCAAGGTCGGGTTGCACACCGGCGGCGCCTACCCGCAACGACTGCGGCGGATCCTGCCGCTGGTCGACTGGGTCGCGCTCGACATCAAGGCGCTGGCCGACGACTACCCGGCGCTCACCGGGGTGACCGGCTCGGGCCAACCGGCGTGGGAGAGTCTCGCACTGCTGCTCGCCTCCGAGGTGGCACTGGAGGTCCGCACCACGGTCCCGCCAGGCTGGGGCCTGGAGCAACTCGCCCCCCTGGTCACGGCACTCGCCGAGGCCGGCGTGCGCGATTACTGTCTGCAGCGCTGCGACGCGACCCTGAGCCTCGACCCGGGGCTGCGCGAACTGCCCGCCACCGCCCTGCGCCAGCTCGTCACCGAACTCCCCACCGAGCGCTTCGAGCGCTTCGAGCTGCGCGGCGCGGGATACTGATCGCGACGCCGCCCCGGCACCGCCGGGAAGCGTCTCGGCGGCTCGATCAGAACAGCGCCATCAGCACCGCCTGTGCCTCGGCCACCGTCTGTCCCGAGGGTGTGACCGGCTCGTCGACATCGAGGATCCGCAGCTCGACCCGTGCCAGCCCGGTGTGCAGCATGCCGAGCGCCTTTGCCGCACCCTTCGACAGATCGATCGAGCGCCCATCGATATAGGGCCCCCGATCATTGATGGTGACCACCACCGACCGACCATTGTCCTTGTTCTTGACCCGCACCCGGGTGCCGAACGGCAGGGTCCGGTGTGCCGCGGTCAAGGCGTGCATGTCGAAGCGGACCCCACTCGCGGTGAGCCGGCCGTTGAAGCGATCGGCATAATAGGACGCAACCCCCTCGCTCACGCTCGCCTCGACCAGCGCCCCGGCGCACGCCAGGGGCAGCGCCACCAGCGCGCCAATCCATTTACTGTTCAAACGCCTTCCTCCGCCTGCTGTCTCACCCCACCCGGAGCATCGCGGACACGCACGGGCGCGCCGTGACCGACGACCATCGGGGATCGCGGCGATGAGCGGGGAGGCATGGATTCAAAATATGACCGGATTCTAACCGCGCACGGAGGAAAGACGAAGGGATCCCGGGGCGGTGCAAGACTCTCCGGACTCAGCCATCGTCTCCGGCCCGACCGAGCCGCAGTGGATCCCCGACACCCTCGAAATCGATGCGCGTGCCGAGCACCGGCGCGAAGAAGGCCTCGAGCAGCGTCGGGTCGCGATCATAGACATCGTCGCGAAAGACCAGTCGACCGGCGTCGTCGGCACGCACCGTCAGGTAATAGAGCAGCACCGGCAGGGGGCGTTCGAGATGGATGTGCCGGGTGCGACCGCGCGCGATCTGACGCTCGATCCGCTCCCGGTCCCAGGCGCTCCCCTCGAGCAGGGTGGTGGCCAGCGCGACCGGCTCGTCGACCCGGATGCAGCCGTGGCTGAAGGTCCGCTGCCGTCGCGAGAACAGCCAGCGGCTCGGGGTGTCGTGGAGATAGATGGCGTGGCGATTTGGGAACATGAACTTGACCCGTCCCAGGGCATTGTCGGCACCGGGTTTCTGCACCAGCTGGTAGCGCCGATAGTTGCTGGCGTCGCCCCCCCGGCGTACCGCTCCACTGCGGCGATCGACCAGCAGATAGTTCTGCGAGACCCAGCCCATTCCCTTCTGGATCGACACCGGTACCGTCCAGGTCGGGTTGATCACCAGATGGTCCATGCGATCGCGAAACATCGGCGTCTGGTCCTCAACGCTGCCGACGATCGCCCGGGTCTCCCAGACGGCCTCGCCGCCGCGCACCAACACCACCCGATACCCGGCGAGATCGACGAACAGATGGTCCGGCGGCAGCTCAGCATACAACCAGCGCATCCGCTCCAGGTTGATCAGCGCGCGCGCGATCCGTGCGGCATCGATCGGGCGGTTGAGGACCGCCAAGGTCCGAGGCCCGACGACACCGTCGTCGACCAGCCCGTAGCGCCGCTGCAACTCGCGCACCGCCTCGCGGAGCCCGGCGTCGAAGCGGCGCGCCGTCTCGTCGCCCGCCGCCGGCAGCGCCTCACCGGCGATCAGGCGGACCCGCTCGCGCACCTCGACGACCCGCTCGCCGCGGCTGCCGAGGCCGAGCGGCGGACCGGCGGGCAGTGGAGGCAGCTCGAGCAGGTGGTCCTGGGCGACATAGTCGCGCAGGGCGCGGCGCAGATCGCGATACCAGAAGGGCAACGAGAAGCGTCCGGCAAGGGCCTCGGCCATGTCCTCGGCGGCGAGCGCCAGACGCATGTCGGCGAGGATCTGCGCCGCCGCGACCGGCGCACGATCATTGTGCCCGGGCGCGATCTGTACCGGGTCGAGCTTGCCGTAGCGGGTGTGATGGACATAGCGCAGCAGCGCATCGCTCAGCAACAGCTCCAGCCCGGCACGCACCCGTTCGTCACGCGGCGGCGCAACGGTCAGACGGGCGAGCGTCGCGAGATGGAAGTCCTCCGGTGAGAAGCCCTCGCGCTCGACCCCGGCGAGCAACCGGGCGAGCGAGCCGACCCGCGCCCGCGAGGTC
Coding sequences within:
- the miaB gene encoding tRNA (N6-isopentenyl adenosine(37)-C2)-methylthiotransferase MiaB yields the protein MHRKLYIQTYGCQMNEHDSARIADLLRVSADMELVERPEDADVLLLNTCSIREKAQEKVFSQLGRWRPWKTRRPELVIGVGGCVASQEGEALRQRAPFVDLVFGPQTLHRLPQMLRALDAGEPPQVDVSFPEIEKFDRLPAPSVSGPSAFVSVMEGCSKYCTYCVVPYTRGEEISRPFDDVIAEVAGLAERGVREVNLLGQNVNAYQGPMHEPAGECADLALLVHYVAAIEGIERIRFTTSHPLAFSDALIEAFAEVPQLVDFLHLPVQSGSDRVLEAMKRGHTAGEYRDKIARLRAVRPDICISSDFIVGFPGETEADFEETLALVDEIGFDHSYSFIYSRRPGTPAADYPDDVPLEVKKHRLERLQQRIDTNAQRISRQMVGTVQRVLVEGPSRKDPFQLAGRTENNRVVNFTGDPALIGDFVDLIITEALPNSLRGRLDV
- a CDS encoding DUF2721 domain-containing protein is translated as MLETSSITTVAHVIELAVAPVFLLSGIGAMLAVMTNRLSRIVDRARRVEARLGGDDEPAIRAELRVLVRRARLISLSIGLCTSTALLISGVIVSLFLSAFLRFDAALLVSLLFIAAMLAFIVALLCFLREVLLATAGLRFGRPG
- a CDS encoding ribonucleoside triphosphate reductase, which codes for MDTTQTDLPAIPTRALKRDGTEVRFDVSKIESAILRAGQASGEFDAAEARLLTAQVIKVLAHRSDDGRSPDIEGIQDIIEQTLISANHFETARAYIVYREQHKKLRDDSRTLVDVGSSINEYLDRSDWRVSANANQGYSLGGLILNTSGKMIANYWLNHVYPPEIGQTHRDGDLHIHDLDMLSGYCAGWSLRTLLTEGLNGVPGRVEAAPPKHMSSAIGQIVNFLGTLQNEWAGAQAFSSFDTYMAPYVRVDGLDYPQVRQYIQELIYNLNVPSRWGTQTPFTNLTFDWVCPEDLREQVPVIGGEEQPFTYGELQTEMDMINRAYIEVMTEGDAKGRIFTFPIPTYNITPDFPWESENAERLFEMTAKYGLPYFQNFINSELSPNMVRSMCCRLQLDLRELLKRGNGLFGSAEQTGSLGVVTINCARLGHTHQGDEQGLLARLDELLEIARNSLEIKRKVIQRHMDAGLFPYTKRYLGTLRNHFSTIGVNGINEMVRNFTKDAEDITTPQGHALACRLIDHVRARMVEFQESTGSMYNLEATPAEGTTYRFAREDKKRYPAIIQAGTEETPYYTNSSQLPVGYTDDPFEALAKQEALQSKYTGGTVLHLYMAEQISSTDACKRLVRRALENFRLPYITITPVFSICPKHGYISGEHEFCPLCDEELIAHKRASQACAC
- a CDS encoding PhoH family protein, translating into MSIQPETLDLELEPEDNLRLANLCGQFDQHLRQLERRLGIEIGNRGTSFRLIGERDAVRLAEQLLQTLYREAAETTLTPESIHLALQQSGADALLEQVGARLPEVVIRTKRGLIKGRGPSQQAYLHAILNHDINFGVGPAGTGKTYLAVACAVEALESDRVRRVLLVRPAVEAGERLGFLPGDLAQKIDPYLRPLYDALFEMLGFEKVNKLIERNVIEVAPLAYMRGRTLNESFIILDEAQNTTPEQMKMFLTRIGFGSTAVITGDVTQVDLPRGQLSGLRQAVEILRDVDGISFSFFSARDVVRHALVQRIVGAYDAFESAGSRSGA
- a CDS encoding HlyC/CorC family transporter, with protein sequence MTSDRSTEGSHPRSWFEKIGQLFGSEPQDKEQLVELLKDARQRELLDTDALNMIEGVLQVSDLRVRDIMIPRAEMVYLRRDDPLEQILKVAVKSAHSRFPVIGEDKGEVVGILLAKDLLSFCLDSGHRRAFNIRDLLRSAVFVPESKRLNVLLKEFRTSRNHMAIVVDEYGSAAGLVTIEDVLEQIVGEIDDEHDFDDGFGIFRRSHNEFSAKARTPIEDFNEYFGCALPDDEFDTIGGLVVNALGHLPKRGESARIDDFRFTVMRADSRRVHLLSVERIDPDAPETPGSAPRSPDESH
- the cydC gene encoding thiol reductant ABC exporter subunit CydC, with the protein product MRELLRLWRLFRPYRAWMLLGTLAAVLTLLANVTLMAASGWFIAAMASAGAAGVAMNYFAPAALIRGSAMIRTAGRYGERLVNHEATFRLIASLRVWFYRHLEPLAPARLQQYHSGDILSRIRADIDALDNLYVRVLVPVVVALISVTLFVVFLALHDPALALLGLVFLLLAGIGLPWWAELRGRAPGQRLAEQEGALRAAVIDGVQGMAELTVYGATERQARRIEGLSEQLIADQARINSDQGLTQAAIGLCANLNLWLLLWLAIPLVRAGELPPPELAMLALFTLASFEAVAPLPHAFQLLGRSLAAARRLFAIVDTAPAIREPDGPSPRLEQFDIVFEGVGFSYPDADRAALAEIDLRVPEGTRAAVVGATGSGKSTLFNLLLRFWSTDCGSIRVGGHDIRDIDSETLRRHIAVVSQHTHLFDTTIRENLLVARPEATQTELEQACRVAQIHDFIAELPEGYDTWVGETGVRLSGGQGRRIAVARALLKDAPILLLDEPTEGLDAATERSLMAALDRLMQGRTVLLITHRPAGLDWVDQILVLDQGRERARGDASVIPEATAAALLERAPARHDD
- the ybeY gene encoding rRNA maturation RNase YbeY, translated to MSLELDLDLQVATTAAGLPAHADFADWVAAAVAERRARCELTIRLVDADESQALNAQYRGVDRPTNVLSFPFELPPGVDSTDPVADYLGDLVICPEVVRREALEQGKQDAAHWAHMVVHGVLHLFDYDHITDEQAAEMEGLETTILSRLGFPPPYEDDPPTEDP
- a CDS encoding phosphoribulokinase, translated to MSKKHPIIAVTGSSGAGTTTVKRAFEHIFYRDGISAAVIEGDSFHRYDRTTMKAEMARASEQGRNLSHFGPEANRFDLLEELFRDYGESGTGNKRYYIHSDEEAEFHNTRLSTQLRPGEFTPWEPVPEKTDLLFYEGLHGLVVTEDVNVAHHVDLGVAVVPIVNLEWIQKIHRDNLERGYSAEAIVDTILRRMPDYINYITPQFTLTDINFQRVPTVDTSNPFIARDIPTPDESFVIIRFKDPEKLEVDFPYLLSMIHDSFMSRRNSMVVPGGKMGMAMEVILQPIIERMMEARKV